A single Silvibacterium dinghuense DNA region contains:
- a CDS encoding VOC family protein: MPPSQTKASIDSIAPFFIVSDVPRSLAFYHDRLGFETQFQQPDDASFFAIVARDSVMLFLKSGNAAPQPNATRDPEMRWDAYCFTSDPDSLAEEFLACGATFSSPLKNTHDGLRGFEITDPDGYVLFFGRPH; this comes from the coding sequence ATGCCCCCATCCCAAACGAAGGCCAGCATCGACTCCATAGCCCCGTTCTTCATCGTGAGCGATGTCCCGCGCAGCCTCGCCTTCTACCACGACAGGCTCGGCTTCGAGACGCAGTTCCAGCAACCGGACGATGCCTCGTTCTTCGCCATCGTCGCCCGCGACAGCGTCATGCTCTTCCTGAAATCCGGCAACGCCGCGCCGCAACCAAACGCCACGCGCGATCCCGAGATGCGCTGGGACGCCTACTGTTTCACATCCGATCCCGACTCGCTCGCCGAAGAGTTCCTCGCATGCGGCGCGACCTTCAGCTCACCACTCAAAAACACCCACGACGGCCTGCGCGGCTTCGAGATCACCGATCCCGACGGCTACGTCCTCTTCTTCGGCCGTCCGCATTAG
- the rbfA gene encoding 30S ribosome-binding factor RbfA: MPEQRARKYHQDRVAETLREEIGAMIEGELSDPRIASAYVTQVLLNPGGKSALIYVAVDDSAGEVQDIEAREKGTIEGLMAARGYIRHELLERMGVRHVPELMFHIDRSERMTARVEELLERQKRRQKKTAEAH, encoded by the coding sequence ATGCCGGAACAACGGGCACGAAAGTATCACCAGGATCGCGTGGCGGAGACGCTGCGGGAAGAGATTGGCGCGATGATCGAGGGCGAGCTCTCCGATCCGCGCATTGCGTCGGCTTACGTTACGCAGGTGCTGCTGAACCCTGGCGGGAAGTCGGCGCTGATCTATGTGGCTGTCGATGACTCGGCGGGCGAAGTACAGGACATCGAAGCACGCGAGAAGGGCACCATCGAAGGTCTGATGGCGGCGCGGGGGTACATCCGCCACGAGCTGCTGGAGCGGATGGGTGTAAGGCATGTGCCGGAGCTGATGTTCCACATCGACCGCTCGGAGCGGATGACGGCGCGGGTGGAAGAGCTGCTGGAGCGGCAGAAGCGCCGGCAGAAAAAGACGGCGGAGGCTCATTAG
- a CDS encoding GIY-YIG nuclease family protein gives MAVDRHYFVYLMASRTHVLYCGVTGNLERRTHQHQHRSLEGLSSHYPCTRLVWFEGFDDVRSAIGREKQIKRWRREKKLALIRKMNPCWVDLSEDWRPEK, from the coding sequence ATGGCTGTGGACCGGCACTACTTTGTCTATCTCATGGCGAGCCGTACGCACGTCCTCTATTGCGGTGTCACAGGCAATCTTGAGAGGAGAACCCATCAGCATCAACACCGCTCACTCGAAGGCCTCAGCTCTCACTATCCCTGCACGCGGCTCGTGTGGTTCGAAGGTTTCGACGATGTCCGCAGCGCTATAGGCCGCGAAAAGCAGATCAAGCGCTGGAGAAGAGAAAAGAAGCTGGCGCTTATCAGGAAGATGAATCCGTGCTGGGTCGATCTGAGTGAGGACTGGAGGCCTGAGAAATAA
- the infB gene encoding translation initiation factor IF-2, which yields MSKVRINDLARELEVKSKAILDVLDNVGVTEKKTHSSSLELDEAERVRNHFQRGKSGGAASSARNDNAAKPKIDWSRVSKPGDVLKAIQQRKEEEAAPAKPAVAAAPPAVNRPVVAAAPPAHAQKPVTAAAPVVAAAPRPASAPVATPAPAAPAPVAAAPAPAAQPAPAPSVPTPAPAAPPAAAPAASAPAAAAPAGPAQTVQAQTIQPPAAAAAPVAARPVIGSPNPSNPAPRRIVPQPRQAPPIVVPPAAPAIAAKPPAGPVVAKPPVAPAGAIHSSTPAAPVAAKPPVTAAPAASAAPASQAPAAPEASATPAAPDAPAAATPAAPAAPARRVIMPQTGPRPVYTAPPPPPVSQRPLNTPQGGQGGPGGVQRGRPIFDRRPGGGPGGPGGGNYGGGYNRPGGGPGGPGGPGQRRPMHPTRSMPGGPGGPGGPGGRPGFGGPRPGFGQRPGGPGGRPGFGGPRPGMGGPGGGLVPPPGEAPRPQRAGNNQRRGRQQYPKTKEGPMKGFAPPSRYGGAQIPNEPLPITRTITVTEGISVKDLAEKLGIRGKDLIATLLMRGVFVTVNQSLDGELVKDVARQFGADTEIITFEDQLANEAIENVLAQENPDEHEVVRPPVVTVMGHVDHGKTSLLDAIRETDVAGGEAGGITQHIGAYKVRIGKEDSPAFGREIVFLDTPGHEAFTRMRARGAKVTDIVVIVVAADDGVMPQTLEAIDHAKAANVPIIVAVNKIDKPDAQPDRVKQQLGDRGLVPESWGGSTVFVDVSAKKKQNLDLLLEMICLVADLGNLKATPGRSAVGTVIEAKLDRGRGAVASVLVQNGTLRNQDSFIVGNTFGKIRAMFDDRGRAIEEAGPSTPVEILGLESIPDAGDTFLVVADRDKAKGIAQYRKMKEREAQLAKSSRVSLEGLAEKIKEAGVKDLPLILKGDVQGSVQVLADSLQKMSTEKVRIKVIHSGVGAITESDVLLASASNAIVIGFNVKPERKAADLAEQEEVEIRLHSIIYELQDEITKAMLGLLEPVFKEVYMGRAEVLQVFRIPKVGTIAGCRVTDGVLRRDAEVKLLRDGEQVFKGKLSSLKRVKDDVKEVTNGMECGVGINSNDIKEGDIVEAFVTEKVAAELGAAR from the coding sequence ATGAGTAAAGTTCGAATCAACGATTTAGCGCGAGAGCTGGAAGTAAAGAGCAAGGCCATTCTGGACGTCCTGGACAATGTGGGCGTGACCGAGAAGAAGACACACTCCAGCTCGCTGGAGCTTGATGAAGCCGAGCGCGTGCGGAACCACTTCCAGCGAGGGAAGTCGGGCGGCGCAGCTTCGTCTGCGCGCAACGATAATGCGGCGAAGCCCAAGATCGACTGGTCCAGGGTCTCGAAGCCTGGGGATGTGCTGAAGGCCATCCAGCAGCGCAAGGAAGAAGAAGCAGCTCCGGCCAAGCCTGCGGTTGCGGCAGCGCCTCCGGCGGTGAACCGTCCGGTGGTGGCAGCGGCTCCTCCGGCCCATGCTCAGAAGCCCGTGACGGCTGCAGCTCCCGTGGTAGCAGCTGCACCTCGTCCGGCCTCGGCTCCGGTAGCGACGCCTGCTCCTGCTGCGCCCGCTCCTGTGGCTGCTGCACCGGCTCCGGCCGCTCAGCCTGCCCCGGCACCATCCGTGCCGACGCCTGCTCCTGCTGCGCCTCCGGCCGCGGCTCCGGCTGCTTCAGCTCCCGCAGCAGCTGCTCCTGCCGGGCCGGCCCAGACTGTTCAGGCTCAGACCATTCAGCCCCCGGCTGCAGCGGCTGCTCCGGTTGCCGCACGTCCGGTCATCGGTTCGCCAAATCCGAGCAATCCCGCGCCGCGCCGCATCGTGCCCCAGCCTCGCCAGGCTCCGCCGATCGTGGTGCCTCCGGCGGCTCCGGCTATTGCGGCCAAGCCCCCGGCTGGTCCGGTGGTGGCCAAGCCCCCGGTCGCCCCGGCTGGCGCGATTCATTCTTCGACGCCTGCGGCCCCGGTTGCGGCGAAGCCTCCGGTGACTGCAGCTCCGGCTGCCTCCGCGGCTCCTGCTTCCCAGGCTCCGGCCGCGCCCGAGGCTTCCGCTACGCCTGCGGCTCCGGATGCTCCGGCCGCCGCTACTCCCGCAGCCCCGGCTGCTCCGGCACGGCGTGTCATCATGCCGCAGACGGGACCGCGCCCGGTGTACACGGCGCCGCCGCCTCCTCCTGTTTCGCAGCGTCCGCTGAACACACCGCAAGGCGGCCAGGGTGGCCCCGGCGGCGTGCAGCGTGGGCGTCCTATTTTTGATCGCCGTCCTGGCGGTGGCCCTGGTGGCCCCGGCGGTGGTAATTACGGTGGTGGATACAACCGTCCTGGCGGCGGTCCCGGTGGTCCTGGCGGACCCGGCCAGCGCCGTCCTATGCATCCCACGCGCTCGATGCCGGGTGGTCCCGGTGGACCTGGCGGTCCTGGTGGCCGTCCTGGCTTCGGTGGTCCGCGCCCTGGCTTCGGCCAGCGTCCGGGTGGTCCTGGCGGCCGTCCCGGCTTCGGTGGTCCGCGCCCCGGCATGGGTGGTCCTGGCGGCGGCTTAGTTCCGCCTCCGGGTGAGGCACCGCGTCCGCAGCGCGCAGGCAACAACCAGCGCCGCGGCCGTCAGCAGTATCCGAAGACCAAGGAAGGCCCGATGAAGGGCTTTGCCCCGCCGTCCCGTTACGGCGGAGCACAGATTCCGAACGAGCCGCTGCCGATCACCCGCACCATTACGGTGACGGAAGGCATCAGCGTGAAGGATCTGGCCGAGAAGCTGGGTATTCGCGGTAAGGATCTGATCGCCACGCTGCTGATGCGCGGCGTGTTTGTGACCGTCAACCAGTCGCTCGACGGCGAGCTGGTGAAGGATGTCGCGCGCCAGTTCGGCGCGGACACCGAGATCATCACCTTCGAAGACCAGCTGGCCAACGAAGCCATCGAAAATGTACTCGCGCAGGAGAATCCTGACGAGCACGAAGTGGTACGTCCTCCGGTGGTCACGGTCATGGGTCACGTCGATCACGGCAAGACCTCGCTGCTCGATGCGATCCGCGAGACCGATGTGGCCGGCGGTGAAGCCGGTGGCATTACGCAGCACATCGGTGCGTACAAGGTGCGCATCGGCAAGGAAGATTCGCCGGCTTTCGGCCGCGAGATCGTCTTCCTGGATACGCCGGGTCACGAAGCCTTTACCCGCATGCGTGCGCGCGGCGCCAAGGTCACCGACATTGTCGTGATCGTGGTTGCGGCCGATGACGGCGTGATGCCGCAGACGCTCGAAGCGATCGACCACGCGAAGGCGGCGAATGTGCCGATCATCGTGGCGGTGAACAAGATCGACAAGCCGGATGCGCAGCCTGACCGCGTGAAGCAGCAGCTGGGCGATCGCGGACTGGTGCCCGAATCGTGGGGCGGCTCGACGGTGTTCGTCGATGTCTCGGCGAAGAAGAAGCAGAACCTGGACCTGTTGCTGGAAATGATCTGCCTGGTCGCCGACCTCGGCAATCTGAAGGCGACGCCGGGCCGCTCAGCCGTGGGTACGGTCATCGAAGCCAAGCTGGACCGCGGACGCGGTGCGGTAGCCTCGGTGCTGGTACAGAACGGCACGCTGCGCAACCAGGACAGCTTCATCGTGGGCAACACCTTCGGCAAGATCCGCGCCATGTTCGACGACCGTGGACGCGCGATCGAAGAAGCAGGACCCTCGACCCCGGTCGAGATCCTGGGTCTCGAGAGCATTCCCGACGCGGGCGATACGTTCCTGGTGGTTGCGGACCGCGACAAGGCCAAGGGCATTGCGCAGTACCGCAAGATGAAGGAGCGCGAGGCACAGCTGGCGAAGAGCTCGCGTGTATCGCTCGAAGGCCTGGCGGAGAAGATCAAGGAAGCCGGAGTCAAGGACCTGCCGCTGATCCTCAAGGGCGACGTGCAGGGCTCGGTGCAGGTGCTGGCCGACTCGCTGCAGAAGATGTCGACCGAGAAGGTGCGCATCAAGGTCATTCACTCAGGCGTGGGCGCTATCACCGAGAGCGACGTGCTGCTGGCTTCGGCCTCGAACGCGATCGTCATCGGCTTCAACGTCAAGCCGGAGCGCAAGGCTGCGGATCTGGCCGAGCAGGAAGAGGTCGAGATCCGTCTGCACTCGATCATCTACGAGCTGCAGGACGAAATCACCAAGGCCATGCTCGGACTGCTCGAGCCGGTGTTCAAGGAAGTCTACATGGGCCGCGCCGAAGTGCTGCAGGTCTTCCGCATCCCGAAGGTCGGCACCATTGCCGGCTGCCGCGTGACGGATGGCGTGCTGCGCCGCGATGCCGAAGTGAAGCTGCTGCGCGACGGCGAGCAGGTCTTCAAGGGCAAGCTGAGCTCGCTGAAGCGCGTGAAGGACGATGTGAAGGAAGTGACGAACGGCATGGAGTGCGGTGTCGGCATCAATTCCAACGACATCAAGGAAGGCGATATCGTCGAGGCCTTCGTCACCGAAAAGGTGGCGGCGGAGCTCGGCGCGGCGCGGTAG
- a CDS encoding DUF503 domain-containing protein, with protein sequence MAVAAMTIELRIEHAQSLKDRRQVVRSLKEKLGHGFNISVAELDEAVTWQSATLGVAAISASRDYLAGQMQQVEQAVNRIANDLGATVADAWWEFLETASSC encoded by the coding sequence ATGGCTGTGGCGGCGATGACGATCGAGCTGCGTATCGAGCATGCGCAGTCGCTGAAGGACCGGAGGCAGGTGGTGCGGAGCCTCAAGGAGAAGCTCGGGCATGGCTTCAATATCTCGGTGGCGGAGCTGGACGAAGCGGTGACCTGGCAGTCGGCGACGCTCGGCGTGGCGGCGATTTCGGCCTCGCGGGACTACCTCGCCGGGCAGATGCAGCAGGTGGAGCAGGCGGTCAACCGGATTGCGAACGATCTTGGAGCAACGGTGGCGGATGCGTGGTGGGAGTTTTTAGAAACAGCCTCTAGCTGCTAG